The following nucleotide sequence is from Candidatus Cloacimonadota bacterium.
GCGGAGTCAACTGTAATTTTGTTTCCCATTTTCCATGTAGGATGCTGAAGGGTATCTTTAATTGTAATTTTATCAAAATTTTTCAACTCCCAATTATTGAATGGACCTCCTGATGCTGTAAGGATTATTTTTCTTACCCGGGATGACAGAGAATTTCCAAGCAAACACTGCATAATTGCACTGTGCTCACTATCTACCGGAATTAAGTTGCAATTATTTTCTTGAACAATTTTCATTATGATATCGCCAGCCATTACCAATGATTCTTTATTTGCCAGTGCAATAGTATGTTTGCATTGCAATCCAGCGATTGTGTATTTTAAACCTGCAGAACCAGCTATTGCATTTAATAAAATATCATAGTTTAGACTGTCCAGGGTTTTTAATAATTCATTTTCCCCAAAATAGATCCTTTTATCTGTGTTTATTTTTGACTTTACGCCTTCATTTGTAATTATTAAATTTGGAATTTTTAATTGTTCTGCATATGTTAATAAATTTTTGTAGTCATTATGAGCAGTTGCCAACACAATCTGAAACCTGTCTGAATGCCTTTTGACAACTTCTATGGTTGACCTGCCGATTGAGCCGGTTGCTCCTAAAAGTGCGATTTTCTTTCGTGACATTTTCTTATTTTATAAAACTAAAGTAGAAATACAAAAACGGGGCGCTTATCATAAGACTGTCAAATCTATCTAAGATTCCACCATGTCCAGGTAGTAGTTTAGAGGTGTCTTTTACTTGAAAATCTCTTTTTAAATTAGACTCCATTAAGTCACCAAGTTGACCTATAATACCCACAATAATTCCACAGGCAAGAATATCATTCCAATCTGTAAGCAAATTAAATTTCCAGATAGCTCTGACAACCAAGTTAAGCAAATATGTAAAAATAAAGGCAGAGACTATACCAGTGATAAATCCCTCAGCAGATTTTTCTCTACTTGCTTTAAAAATATTGCGATGTCTGCCAAACTTCGCACCAACAAAATAGGCAGCTGTATCAGTTATCCAGACTAAAACCATTAGAAATATTAAGAGTATATTTCCATACTTTACAGTACTAATAAGGAACAAAAATTCTAAAAGCAAAGGGATATACAACAATGCAAAGATAGTGTATGAAACTCTTTCTGTTGATTGTTTAATATTATTTGAGAAGACATCATAAGCAATGATTAAAATGAAGATTAAAATATACACAAATATGATATTATTCAATCCAATAAAAAAGATATACCAGTTTATAAAAAGTGATGCGGCTATAATAATAGGGAAATTTAGTTGAATTTTTTTCTTTTGTTTAACAAGCGCACAAAATTCTCTTACACCCAGAATAGAAATTATACTGATAAGGATTTGAAGGTAAATGCCTCCGAACCAGGCGCATATTAATAAGACAGGTCCAAAACAAAAGGCACATAAAGTTCTTAAAGCAACAGGTCTCATATTTTATTGTATACAGCTCATAGTGGTTATTTAATACCACCAAATTTACGAGTTCTTTTCTGGAAATCTAAAATAGCATGCAAAAATTCTTCTGGAGTGAAATCTGGCCAAAGTGTTCTTGTAAACCACAATTCAGAATATGCAGCCTGCCAGATAAGAAAGTTACTAATTCGGAGTTCACCACTGGTGCGAATAACCATATCCGGGTCTGGAAATTTCTTGGTATAAAGATAATTAGCGAATTCCTTAATAGTGACTTCATGAACTTGTTTTTGCAGGATTTTATTTACAGTCTCTATAATCTCAATTCTGCCACCATAGTTAACGGCTAATATTAAGTTCAAGCCAGTATTGTCTTTAGTTTTTTGATAGGCTTTGTTGATTTTTTTAACGAATCTTTGGCTTAATCCCTCCTGGGAGCCTATGAAATGCACTATTACATTATTTTTTGCAAGATTGTTAATTTCCTTCATCAATGTTCTTTCAATAAGATTAAGCACAGCTTTAGTTTCATTCTTGGGACGAGTCCAATTTTCCGTGGAAAATGCATAGAGAGTAAGATATTTAATTCCGAGATGCCCTGATGTTTCAACAATTTTTCGCACAGCTTTTACACCAGCTTGATGTCCTTTAATACGCGAGAGACCTCTTTGCTTTGCCCACCTACCATTACCATCCATTATGATAGCAATATGTTTGGGAATAGCACCCTTCCTGACTTCAATGATTAGCTCTTCTTTGGTTTTCATAGGAACTTGTTGAGTTTATCAGAAGTATAATAATTTTGTCAATAAAAAAGTCTTTGCAAAAGGGATGCGAA
It contains:
- the dxr gene encoding 1-deoxy-D-xylulose-5-phosphate reductoisomerase — translated: MSRKKIALLGATGSIGRSTIEVVKRHSDRFQIVLATAHNDYKNLLTYAEQLKIPNLIITNEGVKSKINTDKRIYFGENELLKTLDSLNYDILLNAIAGSAGLKYTIAGLQCKHTIALANKESLVMAGDIIMKIVQENNCNLIPVDSEHSAIMQCLLGNSLSSRVRKIILTASGGPFNNWELKNFDKITIKDTLQHPTWKMGNKITVDSATMANKGLEVIEAHHLFGLKYRQIDIVIHPQSIIHSMVEFIDGSILAQLSYPDMKIPIQFALSYPERISESAKFTDIATLPNLTFQKVDYQKFPLIKIAYWVGETGGIMPTVFNAANEAAVSLFLNEKIKFIDIYKIVDNCISKSENISNPDLKTILAIDKKVKKEIFSKSVN
- a CDS encoding phosphatidate cytidylyltransferase → MRPVALRTLCAFCFGPVLLICAWFGGIYLQILISIISILGVREFCALVKQKKKIQLNFPIIIAASLFINWYIFFIGLNNIIFVYILIFILIIAYDVFSNNIKQSTERVSYTIFALLYIPLLLEFLFLISTVKYGNILLIFLMVLVWITDTAAYFVGAKFGRHRNIFKASREKSAEGFITGIVSAFIFTYLLNLVVRAIWKFNLLTDWNDILACGIIVGIIGQLGDLMESNLKRDFQVKDTSKLLPGHGGILDRFDSLMISAPFLYFYFSFIK
- a CDS encoding isoprenyl transferase, yielding MKTKEELIIEVRKGAIPKHIAIIMDGNGRWAKQRGLSRIKGHQAGVKAVRKIVETSGHLGIKYLTLYAFSTENWTRPKNETKAVLNLIERTLMKEINNLAKNNVIVHFIGSQEGLSQRFVKKINKAYQKTKDNTGLNLILAVNYGGRIEIIETVNKILQKQVHEVTIKEFANYLYTKKFPDPDMVIRTSGELRISNFLIWQAAYSELWFTRTLWPDFTPEEFLHAILDFQKRTRKFGGIK